The following proteins come from a genomic window of Dreissena polymorpha isolate Duluth1 chromosome 1, UMN_Dpol_1.0, whole genome shotgun sequence:
- the LOC127875069 gene encoding uncharacterized protein LOC127875069 encodes MIDAEGTQPIVGGGGDGIEPTAIEVARGLQRVKENINDENVKKDLQDIISKICHGSVQERSHHILTENIRSFVSNLGSSVHFSLNQTKQIIKTIIVLWSKPSIAKHVMKEVYNEDIGENETDVPKDLENMDEKAIEIYSRALKDGEEEIRNIRLMVLGMFGVGKTSLVNNLIKDFREKNIVPVSTEGIDLHRCQLMENGDWCLDKEHKLAKYISRFNKVTITSVSTLSVRDDSKIKLVQDAPVAGDIPPIQSESRSLETIKESVKEHKEEDIIKKILPLVELQNENTPEPDLTQIPSKTKKSTTVSVWDFAGQTLYYSTHQFFLNKRSIYLVMMDMTKRLDDHVKEDDEESGIWCGLMKDCTYLEVFKFWLNAIHMYSGYQSSVGRLKPSIILVGTRKDEMMGNSEEKEMKKDTFFDDALQKAFGEDSPILTHIHNRKFLVNNLSPQDPVFHELRKEILALAESQEYWGEKSPVRWIPMEQSLDKLRDERKQLLKMEDIHQANKSNAHPLVGDELALFLDIQHRHGNILYFNTNKLKHLIVLAPQWIIQAFKCFITHIPNKNPSNTGAWKDYMNLAILKPEVFNEIMDKSDSTIGDNRVDVINYMEHLDVMAKPLKLEEVKEAGNKAAVHQVEEDKLDAVVHLNTKYLDFHIVPCRLKKPPPPISKFTSPKIKKRTQVVCFVFCEKFMPPSFFHRLVAVCIRTWRISKEGDENQLYNGLAVFDLRSAAYTLTIWYKDHIIYARISYFTKNPMSDIDVTLCQDVRHTLRMSLLNFVGQSVENPRTATAFDEYIQCPFMQESLHNKGMLRVKKFMYENELNCKSCSPRHTVTRAEALNYWFKNRLEQADNDDENLNRPVEDSDLLKASRSVGNEFWMLGIELGLTNERMNELYAECRKDHCTFIYRYMAEWRESENEKATLQRLYRAMNAAQLYSSK; translated from the coding sequence ATGATCGATGCTGAAGGAACCCAACCAATTGTAGGAGGAGGTGGTGATGGAATTGAGCCCACGGCCATTGAGGTTGCTCGTGGTTTGCAGAGAGTTAAAGAAAACATAAACGatgaaaatgttaaaaaagaCTTGCAAGACATTATTTCAAAAATTTGTCATGGATCAGTCCAGGAGAGAAGCCATCATATTTTGACAGAGAATATAAGGAGTTTTGTTTCTAATCTTGGATCCAGTGTGCACTTTTCGTTAAATCAGACCAAGCAAATCATTAAAACCATTATTGTACTGTGGAGTAAGCCTTCTATTGCAAAGCATGTGATGAAGGAGGTTTACAATGAGGATATTGGTGAAAATGAAACAGACGTTCCGAAAGATCTTGAAAACATGGATGAAAAAGCAATAGAGATTTATTCAAGAGCTCTTAAAGATGGGGAAGAGGAAATACGGAATATTCGACTGATGGTTTTAGGTATGTTTGGTGTGGGAAAAACTTCTCTTGTAAACAATCTGATTAAGGACTTTAGAGAGAAAAACATAGTACCGGTTAGCACCGAAGGCATTGACTTGCACAGATGCCAGCTCATGGAAAATGGTGATTGGTGCTTAGATAAAGAACATAAATTGGCAAAATACATATCTAGATTCAATAAAGTAACAATTACTTCAGTGTCAACACTTAGTGTTCGCGATGACTCTAAGATTAAACTTGTGCAAGACGCACCTGTTGCTGGTGATATTCCACCTATTCAAAGTGAATCACGATCGCTGGAAACTATTAAGGAAAGTGTTAAAGAACATAAAGAAGAggacattataaaaaaaatacttccaCTTGTTGAGTTGCAAAACGAAAACACACCAGAACCAGACCTTACACAAATaccttctaaaacaaaaaaaagtacAACTGTGTCTGTTTGGGATTTTGCAGGCCAAACACTCTATTATTCTACTCAtcagtttttcttaaataaacGGTCGATTTATTTAGTTATGATGGATATGACAAAACGTTTAGATGATCATGTAAAAGAAGACGATGAGGAAAGTGGAATCTGGTGTGGTTTAATGAAGGACTGCACATATTTGGAAGTCTTCAAATTTTGGCTTAATGCAATCCACATGTACAGCGGTTATCAGTCTTCAGTAGGACGTTTGAAGCCAAGTATTATTTTAGTTGGCACACGTAAAGATGAAATGATGGGAAACAGCGAggaaaaagaaatgaaaaaggATACTTTTTTTGACGACGCACTGCAAAAGGCTTTTGGGGAAGATTCACCAATATTAACTCATATTCATAACCGCAAATTCTTGGTTAATAATTTGTCTCCACAAGATCCAGTTTTTCATGAGTTACGAAAGGAGATACTTGCCTTAGCTGAGAGTCAAGAATATTGGGGTGAGAAGAGTCCTGTTCGATGGATTCCTATGGAACAATCATTGGATAAATTGAGAGATGAACGAAAACAGCTCCTAAAAATGGAAGACATACACCAAGCAAATAAGTCAAATGCACACCCACTTGTTGGGGATGAACTAGCCTTGTTTTTGGACATTCAGCACAGGCATGGAAACATTCTGTATTTTAACACAAACAAACTCAAACATCTAATTGTTCTTGCTCCACAATGGATCATTCAAGCATTCAAATGCTTTATAACGCATATACCGAATAAAAACCCAAGCAACACGGGTGCGTGGAAAGATTATATGAATCTTGCTATTCTTAAACCAGAGGTTTTCAATGAAATAATGGACAAAAGTGACAGCACAATAGGTGACAACAGAGTTGATGTCATTAATTATATGGAGCATCTTGATGTCATGGCAAAGCCACTTAAACTAGAAGAAGTCAAAGAAGCCGGTAATAAGGCCGCTGTTCACCAAGTTGAAGAAGATAAATTGGATGCTGTTGTACATTTAAATACCAAATATCTTGACTTCCATATTGTTCCTTGTCGACTGAAGAAACCACCACCTCCGATATCCAAATTTACATCACCCAAAATTAAGAAAAGAACACAGGTTGTATGCTTTGTTTTTTGTGAAAAGTTTATGCCTCCGTCGTTCTTCCATCGACTTGTTGCTGTGTGTATTCGAACTTGGCGTATCAGCAAGGAAGGCGACGAAAACCAATTATACAATGGACTTGCTGTGTTTGACCTTCGTTCAGCAGCATATACTTTGACCATCTGGTACAAGGACCACATCATTTATGCAAGAATATCTTATTTTACAAAGAACCCCATGTCAGATATTGATGTCACATTATGTCAAGACGTTAGGCACACTCTTCGGATGAGTTTGCTCAATTTTGTTGGTCAATCTGTGGAGAATCCTAGGACCGCTACTGCATTTGATGAGTACATTCAGTGTCCATTCATGCAAGAGTCTTTACACAATAAGGGCATGCTACGAGTGAAGAAGTTCATGTATGAAAACGAACTAAACTGCAAGTCGTGTAGTCCGCGCCATACAGTTACACGAGCAGAGGCTCTGAACTATTGGTTCAAAAACAGATTAGAACAAGCAGACAATGATGATGAGAATTTAAATAGACCAGTGGAGGACAGTGATCTATTAAAAGCTTCCAGGTCCGTTGGTAATGAATTCTGGATGCTAGGCATTGAACTTGGTTTGACAAATGAGCGAATGAACGAGTTATATGCTGAATGTAGAAAAGATCACTGTACATTCATTTACAGATACATGGCAGAATGGAGGGAAagcgaaaacgaaaaagcaactTTACAACGGCTTTATAGAGCCATGAATGCTGCACAATTGTACAGCTCAAAGTAG